A genomic region of Zea mays cultivar B73 chromosome 6, Zm-B73-REFERENCE-NAM-5.0, whole genome shotgun sequence contains the following coding sequences:
- the LOC100273663 gene encoding uncharacterized protein LOC100273663, whose protein sequence is MRALSRVGVGLAVVSALLLLALTAELYYIFVHKRRLRRRAAAISDASSSPSSSSRELLQLFCFKKPPALASTYAVPEAGDDADADDETVEAQLMRLGGVVGPTRLLFTIKEETREDLESEDGRGRSRSLGELMHCSETPPFLTPRASPSPAMDNSYNPLFESPAASPGPRPGPTVSPPPMFQFLKDAEEKLYRRALAEEAMRARRSPPPQQATSPAAGEEDGGYITIMVGKNSRVIIPVPSAPATGGGRHE, encoded by the coding sequence ATGAGAGCTTTAAGCAGGGTCGGAGTGGGGCTCGCCGTGGTGTCCGCGCTGCTCCTTCTGGCGCTCACCGCGGAGCTCTATTACATCTTCGTGCACAAGCGCCGGCTGCGGCGACGCGCCGCCGCCATCTCCGACGCGTCGTCGTCCCCGTCCTCGTCCTCCCGCGAGCTGCTCCAGCTCTTCTGCTTCAAGAAGCCGCCGGCGCTCGCGTCCACCTACGCCGTCCCGGAGGCCGGCgacgacgccgacgccgacgacGAGACGGTGGAGGCGCAGCTCATGCGGCTGGGCGGCGTCGTCGGTCCCACGCGCCTGCTATTCACCATCAAGGAGGAGACCCGGGAGGACCTCGAGTCCGAGGACGGGCGCGGCcggagccgcagcctcggcgagctCATGCATTGCTCTGAAACGCCGCCGTTCCTCACGCCCAGGGCCTCGCCGTCGCCAGCGATGGACAACTCCTACAACCCGCTGTTCGAGTCCCCGGCGGCGAGCCCGGGCCCGCGCCCCGGCCCGACGGTGTCGCCGCCGCCCATGTTCCAGTTTCTCAAGGACGCCGAGGAGAAACTGTACCGCCGGGCGCTGGCCGAGGAGGCGATGAGGGCGCGGAGGTCGCCGCCACCGCAGCAAGCGACGTCGCCGGCGGCCGGCGAGGAGGACGGCGGGTACATCACCATTATGGTGGGGAAGAACAGCCGCGTCATCATCCCCGTGCCGTCAGCGCCGGCCACCGGCGGAGGTCGACATGAGTGA